Within the Balaenoptera acutorostrata chromosome 10, mBalAcu1.1, whole genome shotgun sequence genome, the region gaaaccataaaacttgtaGAACAAATCATAGGCTGTATACTCCTTGACATTGGccttagcaatatctttctggatgtgtgtcctcaggcaagggaaacaaaagcaaaaacaaacaaatgggacctcatcaaactaaaaagcttttgcacagtgaaggaaactatccaCAAAATACAAAGACAACCTGccgaatgggagaagatatttgcaaatcatatatccaataagggttaatatgcaaaatatatacagggctcatacaactcaacaacaacaacaaaaaaatccaattaaaaaatgggcagagaagctgaatagacatttttccaaagaagatgtacaggtggccaacaggcacatgaaaagatgctcaactttgctaattgttagagaaatgcaaatcaaaaccacaacgaggttgtcacctcacactggtcagaatggccatcatcaaaaagtctacagataataaatgctggagagatatggcccagcaatcccactactgggcatgtacccagagaaaaccataattcaagaggacacatgcaccccaatggtcattgcagcactatttacaataacaaggtcatggaagcaacctaaatgcccatcgacagatgaatggataaagaagatgtggtacatatatacaatggaatattagccataaaaaggaacgaaactgggtcatttgtagagacgtggatggatctagagactgtcatacagagtgaagtaagtcagaaagagaaaaatatcgtatattaatgcacatatgtggaacctagaaaaattgtacagatgaactggtttgcagggcagaaattgagacacagatgtagagaacaaacatatggacaccaaggggggaaagcggcgggggggtgggagtggtggtgtgatgaattgggagattgggattggcatgtatacactgatgtgtataaaattgatgactaataagaacctgctgtataaaaaaataaatacaaaaattcaaaaaatgctgtagaggatgtggagaaaagggaaccctcctgtactgttggtgggaatgtaaatttgtgcagccactatggaaaacagcatgaagattcctcaaaaataaagaataaaactaccatatggtccagctattccacttctgggtatttacccaaagaatacgaaaacactaatttgaaaagatatatgcacctctatgttcatcacagcattatttacactaaccaagacatggaagcaacctaagtgcctgtgaatggatgaatggataaagagaatgttttatatgtttacaatagaatactactgttatataaacaagatgaaatcttgccatgtgccacaacatggatgggtGGAACTTGAGGGtgttaggctaagtgaaataagtcagatagggaaagacaaatatcatatgatttcccTCATACATGGAAAAAACTCAAATGAACATAATaagtgaaatgggtaaaggggatcaactgtatggtgatgaatGGAAACTAAATATTTGGTGGTGAGTACGctgtagggtatacagaagtagaagtataatgttgtacacatgaaacttacataatgttataaaccagtgttacctcaatagaaaataaactttttaaaaaggctttgcaGACTTAGGGTGATGGacaaatgttttaattaatttgaagTCGAAGAAAGTTATATGTATTCAGAAAAGTTTGTGTCATAGAAAATGGTGAGAGTATCAAAGTTtaatttttcctctgtaaaagTAAGTGTAATACATATCTCTATCATATACCTACTGTTTGTGCTCTGCTGTGCTATTAGGTGCTGTACATACATTCAGCAATTAATACTTAAGTATTTTTGTTAATTAGACATCAGTATTGGAAGTAGATGTTGTCATTGTTATTTCAGAACAGAGAATACCAAACTAGGGATCTTGGATTCAAGGCCAGACCTCAAAGCTTATGATCTTTCTACTCTttcatacttattttatttactgtaaTTTACAGATTGCAGGTTCTTCAAAAGGAATACAGAATTCTACAGATATTCCTGAGATGTCAGTCAGGCACCAAAAGGAAGTCGCAGTGGAGGGGACGGAGAGTCCAGAGATTGTCTCAACTTGGTCTCCGACAGGCATTTCTTGGAGTGGTGGAGCAGCTCGGGAGGACTGCATGACACCCGACACAGAGCAGAGCTTGGAAAGCTCACAACCTCTGGAAGAGGACATGGCTTTAAACGAAGTCCTACGAAAATTAAAACGTACTAACAAAGAACAGCAAACTCTGATCCAAGACCTACAGCGTAGTAACATGTATTTAGAGAAGAAGGTTGAAGAACTGCAGATGAAGACAACTAAACAGCACGTGTTCATGGACATCATCAATAAGCTAAAGGAGAATGTTGAAGAATTAATTGAAGACAAATACAGAGTAATGCTAGAGaagaatgatacagagaagacaTTGCAGGATTTGCATGAGATTTTAGTTAACACCCAAAAACATCTTCAGGAATCCaggaatgaaaaggaaacctTACAGCTAGAGTTTAAGAAGATCAAGGACAATTATGTTAGTCTACAGGAAAGGTACATGACTGAaatgcaacaaaaaaataaagctgcAAGTCAGTGCATGGAGATGGACAGAGCCTTaagcaagaaagaagaagaggTAGAGAGGCTGCAGCAACTCAAAGGAGAACTGGAAAAGGCCACCACTTCTGCTCTGGACTtgttgaaaaaggaaaaagagacccGAGAACAAGAGTTCCTGTCTTTACAGGAGGAATTTCAGAAACGTGAAAAGGAGAACCTGGGTGAAAGACAGAAACTGAAATCTAGACTTGAGAAATTGGTCGCTCAAGTTCAAAATTTGCAGTTCATATCCGACAATGAAAAGGCTAAGAATACAGAACTCCAGCAGCAgatcaacaaagtaaaaaatgaaaactcaaaaCTTCAGCAGCAGGTTGGAAGGAGTGAGGAGCAAAATTATGTCCCTAAATGTGAGATAGCTCAACTCAAGGAGAACTTAGAGGAAGGAATAGAGTCAGATATGGCAAAGGTATTATCACAAATTCAGAATCTCTAACACAGAATTTCAGGAGTTTCTAGTAGCCTTCTGATGCATATTTGGGCATGGCCCGTACACAAATTTGTTGGCAGAGAGAGTCAttaacaaaaaagagagaaaggaaaatgcaCCACAGGTTTGGAGAAGTTTCTTTGGTTCTTGGGTACTCACATTAAAGAACAGCCATTCCTGGCCTCTTGTGATTATTTTGGTAGTGGTGAAAATTAATGTGGGAATTTTGTGGGTTCCTATGACCAATCATCCGGAGCATCCTTTGAGAAAAGATTTTCTAAGTGGGGATCGCAATCTTTTCATACCACATCTACCTATTCAAACTAAATAATACAATTGCATATTTGGTTTACAAGGTAAAACAAACCTATGTTGTATCACATAGTAATTTTGTAaagttataaacatttttattgagatgtagttgacatataacattatattagtttcaggtatacaacataaagatttgttatttgtatatattgcaaaatgatcatcatAATATATCTACTTAACATTCATTAAAAACATCATGAGAGCCTCATATCAATGTGTTTGGAAAGGCTGTAATTTTGTATTTGCAGTTCAAATGGCTTTTTTGGCAGACAGCCTGGAAGCATGTCCTGGTAGTGATAATCTTCAGAAGCCAGAGCATATCTgttctatttcagttttgtagGCCTGCCTTAAAGTATTTATAGTATACAATCTTATTAACTCCGACTGCTTAGAAAGAAGGCTAATCTAATCTAGAAAAatgtatgagtttatttttgtatttgtcgTAATAACTTAGGCTGAGCTGATCTGTTGCTTGAAGATGTCCTTAGAGGACTCTCTTTCATGAATCTGTAATCAGTATAAGTATTGCTTGCAAGTAAataattctgttatttttaatgactcAGAAAAATATTGTTCTCTTATTAGAAAATTCTCTCTGTGATCTTTTctccagagagaaggaaggactaTGTAAGCCagtgtggttctcaaactttagcattcATCAGCATCAGCTGTGAAAATGCAGATTGCTGGGGCCCACCCAgattttctgattcagtaggtgtgcagtggggcctgagaatgtgcatttctaagaagatCCTGGATCTCACTGATGCTTCTGGTCcagggatcacactttgagaaccactgacctaaacAAAGATGACCTTAAGTTTAGCTGGTAGCCAAATCATGGCAAGTTTTGAATTAGAAAACACTGAGTAAATTAGTGTAACTGTGCAGAAGTTTATCCAgtatacaatttttttcctgagctTGCTTCTTTAAAAAGCAGTGAAGTTCCTTGTTCTATCTTGACTAATCAATTTTTTTACTCtgcttttagttttgcttttcattACCTTTAGGTCCattttcccaaagtgtgttccgGGAGTATCTTTGAGGTCAAAAGCATTTTCATGGTAATAAATAGGAAGACATTattgcctttttcactctcattctttcacaagtgtacagtggagttttccgGAATCTCTGTGACATGTGATGGTGTaattgcttttcacggctgatgGAATGTGGGAAGCACATTATGAGAATCCAGctatcttctattaagccagcattaaaaatatttgcaaaaagtgTAAACACTGCCACTCTTTTcactaatttttcattttggaaaatgtgcTAACTTTGTATTAAATTGTTACTTACATTGACACATAATAGATTTATTGTTATTTGAATTAGtaagcaaatatttttgaatgttctCAGTTGTAATTTCAATacaataaatattgatagatgtAACCTAATAAACAAAAAGTTTTTGggatcctcaataatttttaagagtgtgaaGGCATCCTGAGAATCAAaaagtgtgagaaccactgctctgagtTTTTAAGAGTGGtattttattcagcattttaCCTAAAAAGTAATCCAGATTCTTTGTCTTTATTGTGGCAAATCTGAATTGTGTACATGTAGGATGCAAAGATGATACATTCTAATTTGTTCCTGAATCACTCACCTTGTGAAGGAGAGAGCCTGAATCCCCCAGACATGAAAAGAACTTCGCAGCTGACCTCCAAAATTTGCAATCTTCTGGCTCTGATGGTACGACTTCTCATGTGCCAGGTAATtagaaaaaatcatattttttactGGGAGAAGAGATATCAAGGTTGGACAATTAagttgtgaaagaaaaaaaatggaagtaaaaatacAGATCCTTAAACTAACCAATCagcccttccttcttcccactgcttctttctttcttcaacaCCTAATTCCCACAAATCTATAGTAAGATAAtataataagattaaaaaaataaaaacttcaggCAAAACCCTTCCCTCAGTGCTTTCCACATTTCAGGAAAACTCCCTCAGAGTAATAGTCTTGTGCTTCAGGGCAGCCTGTGATGAGAGATTGTTCACACAAATGAGCTGTTTACCCGATCTAAAATGCAGCTTTGGGGCAGGGGTTGGGCAGTGCAGAGCTGTGTACATTAATTAGtagaatgaaaaatgaagttaGTGTCTGGTGAGTTCAAGGCACGGCTTCACCACCTTGCTGTTGTGTGACGTGGCCAagtaaattttcctttctcagccTTAGCTGAAGTGATAATTTGCTGCTGCCCTGGGAGGTTACAAACACTACATTTTAATGAGCGAACATTTTAAGGGCATGACACTTGATAGCTTCTCAGTTATTAAgctgtctttcttcctcttccctctgatCATTGTACATTTCTTTGAGCTTCAGTGCACTCCTCTGAGCCAAAATTTGGGGACATGAGTTTGCAATGTTCCGGATCCAACACAAcctttattcctgctttcttttagctAAAATTTGTTGCAcactagcatttattgaatgctggaAACCAAGCTAAGCATTTTTAGCAGTGATCACGAAGTGGTGGCCCATAGACTGTATCCACCTGAAGTTCTGTCTTTAATATTTGAGTTTGAATATGGCACAAACTCTTCTTTGCTGTAACCTTTTCCCCCCCACCTCGCCCCTTCCGACGTCTGCTTTCTTACCATATTTGCTTGGCTTTCTCCTGTCTCACTGGAGGCTGCTGTTCTTTCTCAGTCTTATTTGCTGTCTGCTTCTTCTCTACAAGACCTCTCAGTAAGGGAGTGAGTCATCAGCCCTCTTCTTAGTAGATTTCATCCCAGGCCAAACAAATATCTGTTTGCTTAAGCCTTCAAGATCAGAGACTCCATATGTCAGATGCCCTCTGCCTAATGCGGGGTAAGCCCTTaacaggcactcaacaaatatttgctgacttcCCAACCTGTCCTGGGAGGCATTTAAGTTGACCCTGCTTTTCATGGGTTATCTCATTCCATTCTTACACCAGTTTTTACattatcagacttttttttttttaacatggaaaaacaaactgaggcttagaatcATTGAGTTTCTTGTCCAAAGTCAAGTGGTTAAGTGACAGAACTCAGATGGTTAAGTGACAGAACTCAGATACAAACCCAAGTAGTCTGACTGTAATGCATGCACTTTTGACCCTTAGGTTATATTGGTCCAAGTATCTTCATTCTTGTGGAATGTGGGTGCCACTGAAATATCTAGAGTTTCAGTATTGTTGAGGATGTCTGATTGTTCTGGTGTCAGGTATAACAATTTGTCTAAAATTTGGATTTGTAAACTGACTAGGCTAAGAGCAGATGTATGTATGAGTATATAAGCATGTGTAGTTATTAACTTCCCAGTGATTATACTAATTTGTCCCAATAACAATTTATATACAAGTGTGAATCTATATGAATTCTTTCCACATTAACCCTTTATTAGATGGCTTATGATGAGTAATTGAAGAATTGAGTTCAGTATGATTTTATCTCCTTTGGTTTAGCCACTTATTTTGGAAGGGAGATTTATTTCATTtgtgttctttccttcctccttttagCTTTACTGAAAACTTTTTAATATAGCTTCTCAAAATGTTACCCTTAGGACATCACCAATCCCGATGCCGAACATttcaaagagaatgagaaagttaGTGATATCATGCTACAAAAATTGAAGAGTTttcatcttaaaaagaaaaagttagatAAAGAGGTACTGTATGTATTCTTCATTCTAaaaattgtatcatttttagtgaaaaaaagacagaaaaaggtcATGTAAAAGTATAAAGAGACTCctaaaattttggatttttttaaagaattattttgggGGGCAAGATTAGCTTTACTTTGGCTCTCACTAAGGAGATACACTGTTCAACATTTGACTTGTTTTATAGCATAAGTATGTATTAGAAAATCTCATTCATCTACCAAAAAATTGGTAtgattgttttttcacttttgtaTGGTACTACTGATTCCTGAAGAAGAGTGTATTTTGACATTTCTATAGTGATTACAAACTTTATCACTTGGAATAATGAATAcattgaaaacaaattttatttctcaagtgGGACAAGGGTAAGGGAAGAGGCTCTTGGAATTTCTTCAATCATTCTTTTCCTGGTGTAGTGGtgcagggatggagagagagaatgaggagaGTCAGTTATATAGAGAAAGTGATAACAGGACATGAATGTGTGCGCTTTTAATCTGAAAGGAATACAGAAGTGACTAATTTATCtggctaaaggaaaaaaaacgtaTTTAAATCTGGGATTCAATTTCAGTGCTGCATTATCAGGAAATGACTTCTCTGAACTGAGGTGGATAGAAAATTTGTTGCAGGTATTCTGTGGAATCTCTTTGTCTCTTAGCTAACCTCTAGAGGAAAGGACTAAGGAATAAACAGACAGGCAGAGAAACTACTGGCCTCCACTTCTTAAACCAGTCTTCAGAAATAAGCCCAGTTGAGGATTTGAGTAGGATGTTATAAAAATACCATTTCAGATATTTATGTTCTCTTGGTAAATTTCTGTGTCATTCCTGTAATACTGGCAGATGAAATAATATGATGTGTGTAATTTGATTCAGTGAAGGGAGTTGCAGGGAAGAGGAAGTGGCTGGGGTATTAACGATACAAGGCTGACCGTTAACTGTTAGTAGTTGAAACTGGGTAATAGTTACCTGGGTGTTCATTaaagtttttcctcttttctggaaagtgttcacagtaaaaaaaaaaaaaaaaatctgtgcagcCCTCACTAATATTTGGAGGAGTTAGAATATTAAGATTTATTGTTATTACAtggaacaaacaaataaacaaggagAAAGGACTATAAATTGCATCTAGAAAAAtttggctaattttttttctttaaagaagaattttaatAGCCTGGCTGTAAAAACAATTGAATATTAGGATAAGCTCTCTGGAGATCCCAAGCCCACGCTCAGGTTTAATGATTTACTGGACTCACAGGACTTAGCACATAGTTGTTCTCACAGCTATGATGTATTATTACCGTGAGAGGATACAGAGCAAAATCAGTAAAGGGAAAAAGCACGTAGGGCAAAGTCCAGAGGAAACCAGATCCAAGCTTCCAAGAGTCCTTTCCCAGTGAGTCACACAGGGTGCACTTCCTTTCACCAGCAGTGACCTGTGCAGCATGCGTGAAATGTTCCCAGGGATGCTTATTGGAGACTGAGTGTCCAGGGTTTTGATTGGAGGCTGGTTGGGTAGGCGCCCTCTGCCTACCACgtaccaaaattccagacccTCCCGAAGGAAAGGGGTATTCAGCATAAACGTTCTTTGTACAAATAGGTTAGGCACAGTGAGCCTTCATATCAGGAAATGATGGAAACCCTCCCACAATCCAAGTTCCTAGATGCCAGTCAGAGAGCAGTCTGGAGAGCAGGCCTTTCTAAGGACAGCAGTCTCAGGCCTGCTGTGTGAACTCTCTGCTACACAAGAGCTTTAAAAACAAGACACCTTTGGAGACCAGGGACTGTGCATGGTTTGGTGACTTTATTATAAATGTTATGGAATGTAGTTTTATTTCCTCTCCTCTGAAATAGAAAATGCTTTTTTCCTTAGCTACTGAAACATAAAGACAGAATCACAGCTTTCAGAGAGTTAATTGCTAATGAAAAATCATTTCAAGATCAGGATACTGAGGTGAGTTAAACATTCACTATGTACTATCtttaacatacaaaaatacaattttagaTACTTAACATTGAAATCATTCTGACT harbors:
- the CAGE1 gene encoding cancer-associated gene 1 protein encodes the protein MSVRHQKEVAVEGTESPEIVSTWSPTGISWSGGAAREDCMTPDTEQSLESSQPLEEDMALNEVLRKLKRTNKEQQTLIQDLQRSNMYLEKKVEELQMKTTKQHVFMDIINKLKENVEELIEDKYRVMLEKNDTEKTLQDLHEILVNTQKHLQESRNEKETLQLEFKKIKDNYVSLQERYMTEMQQKNKAASQCMEMDRALSKKEEEVERLQQLKGELEKATTSALDLLKKEKETREQEFLSLQEEFQKREKENLGERQKLKSRLEKLVAQVQNLQFISDNEKAKNTELQQQINKVKNENSKLQQQVGRSEEQNYVPKCEIAQLKENLEEGIESDMAKDAKMIHSNLFLNHSPCEGESLNPPDMKRTSQLTSKICNLLALMVRLLMCQDITNPDAEHFKENEKVSDIMLQKLKSFHLKKKKLDKELLKHKDRITAFRELIANEKSFQDQDTEVTDFDSNEAKNVGDVPVLLGAKLDQYHNLNEELDFLIAKLGNLLELKEDHCNRLIEENDKYQRHLGNLINKVTSYEEIIECADRRLMISNSQIAHLEERNKHLEDLIRRPRERARKLRLRSDPKSMTVVGHTDDNYKECYIPM